A part of candidate division WOR-1 bacterium RIFOXYB2_FULL_36_35 genomic DNA contains:
- a CDS encoding ribosome recycling factor — protein MQDAIKDSETKMKKAIEVLKKTLAGVRTGRASPALVDGLTVEYYGSSVPLKQLANISVPEPRQIAIQPYDKTSAQAIEKAILTSKLGITPKVESGMLRLFLPQLTEERRRDLTKLIKDEAEKEKVSIRNIRREGMDFLKKQKSEKALAEDSAKIQEEQLQKLTDKYIEEIDKLILAKEKEILEV, from the coding sequence GTGCAAGATGCTATAAAAGATTCAGAAACCAAAATGAAAAAAGCAATAGAAGTTTTAAAAAAAACACTTGCTGGAGTTAGAACGGGGAGGGCCTCGCCAGCTTTAGTTGACGGGCTTACCGTTGAATATTATGGCTCATCAGTTCCCCTAAAACAGCTTGCGAACATCTCCGTTCCTGAACCGAGGCAAATTGCTATTCAGCCCTATGATAAAACTTCAGCACAAGCCATAGAAAAAGCCATTCTTACGTCTAAGTTAGGGATAACGCCTAAAGTTGAATCAGGAATGCTTCGTCTTTTCCTCCCTCAATTAACAGAGGAGAGGAGACGAGATCTTACTAAACTTATAAAAGATGAAGCAGAAAAAGAGAAGGTTTCAATTCGTAATATCAGGCGTGAAGGGATGGATTTTTTAAAAAAACAGAAGAGTGAAAAAGCTTTGGCTGAAGACAGCGCTAAAATTCAAGAAGAGCAGCTCCAGAAGCTTACAGATAAGTATATTGAAGAGATAGATAAACTTATCCTTGCGAAAGAAAAAGAAATTTTGGAAGTATAA
- a CDS encoding UMP kinase, whose protein sequence is MTYKRVLLKLSGEIFGGQFKQGIDPEVLAAIAKEIEKVKRHKIEIAIVVGGGNIFRGLTGSNAGMERATGDYMGMLATVINALALQDALERINVYARVMTAIEMRQVAEPFIRRRAIRHMEKGRVVILAAGTGNPYFSTDTTASLRAAELDTDIIIKATKVDGVYDKDPVKHKEAKKFTSLTYMEILNKGLKVMDSTAASLCMDNDIPMIVLDLMHKGNIEKAALGKKVGTFVSKLIR, encoded by the coding sequence ATGACATATAAACGAGTCCTTTTAAAGCTTTCCGGTGAGATTTTTGGCGGTCAATTTAAGCAGGGGATCGATCCTGAAGTTTTGGCTGCCATAGCAAAAGAGATAGAGAAGGTTAAACGCCATAAAATAGAGATAGCGATTGTTGTCGGAGGAGGCAATATATTTAGAGGGTTGACCGGCTCTAACGCGGGGATGGAACGGGCAACAGGCGACTACATGGGGATGCTTGCAACAGTCATTAACGCCCTTGCCCTTCAAGATGCGCTTGAAAGAATAAATGTTTATGCCCGTGTTATGACCGCAATTGAAATGCGTCAGGTTGCGGAGCCTTTTATTAGACGCAGAGCAATAAGGCATATGGAGAAGGGTAGGGTTGTAATTTTGGCGGCGGGGACTGGGAATCCTTATTTTTCTACAGATACCACTGCTTCGCTTAGAGCCGCCGAGCTTGATACTGATATTATAATCAAAGCTACGAAAGTTGACGGAGTTTATGATAAAGATCCTGTAAAACATAAAGAGGCAAAAAAATTTACCTCTTTAACATATATGGAAATATTAAATAAAGGGTTAAAAGTTATGGATTCAACCGCAGCCTCACTTTGTATGGACAATGATATTCCTATGATTGTTTTGGATCTGATGCATAAAGGAAATATCGAAAAGGCGGCATTGGGCAAAAAAGTCGGGACTTTTGTTAGTAAGCTTATCAGATAG